A window of Megalobrama amblycephala isolate DHTTF-2021 unplaced genomic scaffold, ASM1881202v1 scaffold430, whole genome shotgun sequence contains these coding sequences:
- the LOC125261551 gene encoding H-2 class II histocompatibility antigen, A-U alpha chain-like — MKLCSFILMLIAVVSTEATFIHKDIEIRACSDTEKEVMIGTDGEEIIHADFNRKEAVVTLPDFAVYITYPGYYDLSVGEMETCKNNLVIFAKGYKNPVEQIDPPQTSMYSKDDVLPDVNNTLICHVTGFFPPPITVSWTKNDINVTDNIKVSQYRPNSDGTYNFFAYLTFVPEDGDIYTCTVNHKSLEEPQTKTWDVEVSVPSVGPAVFCGVGLALGLMGVATGTFFLVKGNSCD; from the exons ATGAAGCTTTGTTCGTTCATTCTAATGCTCATTGCAGTTGTTTCCACTGAGGCTACAT TTATTCATAAGGATATTGAAATTCGTGCATGTTCTGATACAGAGAAAGAGGTCATGATCGGAACAGATGGAGAGGAAATAATCCATGCAGATTTCAATAGAAAAGAAGCAGTTGTAACCCTGCCTGACTTTGCAGTTTATATCACCTATCCTGGTTATTATGATCTGAGTGTTGGGGAGATGGAAACTTGTAAAAACAATTTAGTAATATTCGCTAAAGGTTACAAAAACCCAGTGGAGCAAATAG ATCCTCCCCAAACCTCAATGTATTCTAAAGACGATGTGCTGCCAGACGTTAATAACACACTCATTTGTCATGTGACTGGATTCTTCCCTCCTCCCATCACCGTTTCATGGACAAAAAACGATATAAATGTGACAGACAACATAAAGGTTAGCCAGTATCGCCCAAACAGTGACGGCACCTACAACTTCTTTGCCTACCTCACATTCGTTCCTGAGGATGGAGACATATACACCTGCACTGTGAACCACAAATCTCTTGAGGAACCTCAAACCAAAACATGGG ATGTAGAAGTTTCCGTGCCCAGTGTTGGTCCAGCAGTGTTCTGTGGAGTGGGTCTGGCTCTGGGGCTGATGGGAGTAGCTACTGGAACCTTCTTCCTCGTTAAAGGAAACAGCTGCGACTGA